In the Pecten maximus chromosome 5, xPecMax1.1, whole genome shotgun sequence genome, cctatatacagtgtaaatatagttagtatgataactgtcgttacctatatacgtgtcaatatagttagtatgataactgtcgttacctatatacagtgtaaatatagttagtatgataactgtcgttacctatatacggtgtcatagttagtatgataactgtcgttacctatatacgtgtaaatatagttagtatgataactgtcgttacctgtatacagtgtaaatatagttagtatgataactgtcgttacctatatacggtgtaaatatagttagtatgataactgtcgttacctatatacagtgtaaatatagttagtataactgtcgttacctatATACGTGCAAATATAGTTGGTTTGGTAATATaactgggcccagttgttcaaaaggtgattagcttaatcacttgattagtgaaaaattcatttctcatttgttgcaaaacctgtgagtatatcatctttaaattatgccagttggaagagaattaagaattatcgaatttcattaagttttgtcaagttagttctaccagaaattattatatcaggatttgaaaaacgttgttaaaatgtgattagcctaatctCCTTTCGAACAACTGGGCGTTAGCTACAGTATGTACGGAgtaaatatatagtttgtatGATAACTTTTGTTATGTTCTCGTTATGGATACGGCAAACAAGACGTTTTAAAGAGATTTAAAGATCGTTCCCGAATGTGTGTGTGACGTCAACAGATTTAAGGTGTTAATAACATCGATCGGTGCTGCTATAGGTAGTTTAAAAAAGAcacatgatataattattttgtttactacCAACGTGTCTGGAGggaaaatgatttttaaacaataaaaagttttatttcattattgtgGCAATGTTAAGTTATCGCGTTTAACCTGACATTGTGCgcaatgatatacaatataatataatacaatattttacgCACATATCAAACTTCTTTCAGTTCCAAAGGGCGGGATTTAGCTCAAACTTGCATTGAATAAATTTGAGATGGTCCTTTTTttgggtcagtccgaaatccaagatggccgccataacaGGAGGTttgaaaaacaacataaatactTGTCAAGctccaccagtgggattcaggtcaaacttgtctgaaatgatcctgaccatttgttgttagctcaTATGCCTGatgggcaagtgagcttatacCGTGGTGCATTGTCGGTCTGTTTGGTGCCATTTCGGGGTACAATTGTATACTGTGTTAGATtcttaaacaacttctcaataaccaagaggcccggGGTCAGGATATTAGGTCAGTAGCATACTGTGATGAAGGACTAAAATGATTGTTCAACATAATGACTTTTACTACATATAAATCAACTTTAAATTTGCCCTAGTAGCAGGTGAACGATACATGCCCAGTGGGCCTGTTGTTAAATTCGAGTCGGTCCGAAATCTAAGATAACCGCAATGGctaccattttgaaaaacacctTTTCATCTTCTTCTGCAGATTAAACAGTAGGATTTAGATGAAACTTGAGGAATGCAACTTCTCTTGTAAGCATTGTCAACAGAATAGACATTTTTTAAGTTGTTAGACTAAAACCCATATTTTTTTCCTACATGCGAAGCCAGTGGTTCTAAAGGCAAACTGTATTGCATTTTAATGCATACATGAGATTTCCATCTGTAAGGGAAATTTTTGTGCGACGTCAAGTAGGTTTCAAGGTCTTGCGACAAGCAGGACAATGCCATCCGCTATCATTCCAAAGAACTTTTGTATCAGTGTTAGCCCTTCGATGAACATCTCCTTGCATTGAAACAGATAAacgaatttaatttttttctgaaaacttTAACATTGATTTTAAGGAAATTCGAAGGATATCTTAAAATGAACCCAGCTGGATACCATGTTATTTTTGTACAATTCACACTTTCCAAAAGTTCGTAGAGTCACTGGTAGTAAAGGCTACCATTACATAAACACGTGAAGTTGTTAGAATAATTAGCCTGCTTTATGAATTATTCCTCGTTTCCACGTTTCCGGAATACATCAAATTTATTTCGAATTTTGAATTCGAGTGTATTTAAATTTTGTGTAAAACTTGCCAGTAGGTGTTAGAATAAAAGACAGAACATCTACCAGTGCGATATATTGATGAATTGCTGTATTAATAACAGAAAAACTTTAATAGCTAGTCgaacttgaaatcaaggacactGCGTATAAAAACTCTTCAATATGAGACACTTGCCTCAATCCTTAAAACGTAATTATTGGGGACACCTTCCAACTTAGCTACCTCTATCCTCACAACGTAATAATCACGGACAGCTTACAACTAAGCTACCTCTATCCTTACAACGTAATAATCACGGACAGCTTACAACTAAGCTACCTCTATCCTTACAACGTAATAATCACGGACAGCTTACAACTAAGCTACCTCTATCCTTACAACGTAATAATCACGGACAGCTAACAACTAAGCTACCTCTATCCTTACAACGTAATAATCACGGACAGCTTACAACTAAGCTACCTCTATCCTTACAACGTAATCATCACAGACAGCTTACAACTAAGCTACCTCTATCCTTACAACGTAATCATCACGGACAGCTTACAACCAAGCTACCTCTATCCTTACAACTAAGCTACCTCTATCCTTACAACCAAGCTACCTCTATCCTTACAACGTAATCATCACGGACAGCTTACAACCAAGCTACCTCTATCCTTACAACTAAGCTACCTCTATCTTACAACGTAATTATCACGGACAGCTTACAGCTCCCCTCTTCCTCATGATCATTTGATAACAATGGTAACCTACATTTGAAGTCTAAGTAAGATGCAAGACAATCATTCTGAGAAATCTTGCTAATAAATTTCAGCTGTCAAAATCCAGGATGGACACCATTGCAACTGTTGGCCATTTTGATTAGCACCACTAGAGACCAAAGGGGAGCCTGCGCCTTCATATTGAGCTCGAGAAATATTCTCACAGTACTTCAGTacatagcaataacaaactccAACAGTCATAATCCAAGATGGATGTCTGTTGACCGTCAGTCCCAAAATCAATAGGGGAGGAATCAGAGCcaatagtgataacaaggattgttaaGGTAGACCAAATTTTGGgttaagggaggtaactccagctacatgtatgttcttATTCTCTTTGGTTCGGCTTTGTAAAGTTCAAAACAGAGACATTTATCAAGGATAATATCTGATTGATTTGAAATCAGTTAACTTTCATTCTTAAATAAACATGCAGATTTGTGTAAAACTCATTTAAAAAGTGTACAAGTAGGTAATGTCATTGTCATGAAAGGATCTTTTTGAGACCCATTGCCAAATTGCACATCAATATGTAAAGGATAAAAAGCTGGAAATTGTCTATTATGCACAATATTGGACAGGATATGGCAAGAATAATTGAATggtctttattggttctatatatatataaaagactggtcttttccctacttttcccttctatTCCCTTTTCTCTTTAAACATTTGGGAATTTACAGATGGAGATAAGAGCAATCCAAGAAACACTCTCTATTTAGAAGAAACAGCAATAGCAAACTATGACTGTCTAAAACCGAGATGGGCGCCTCTCGACCATTTTGTTCGTCCGATCTGACTCAAAtttgaattggcacaactaggaaACAAAGGGAATATATGCATCaaatttgataaatatcttTCTTGTATTTCTCAAGAAACAGCTATAACAATTTTCatctgtcaaaatcaaagatggctgtgTGTTGGCCATTTTGCTTTCAAACTTTAGAATTGAATGTGGCATGGGTCCAAATTTTCATCAGGACCCTCTGTGAAACACACATAGGTAGTTATAATCACTGAAATCCTGTCTTGGGAGAAGGTTTTGTTAAGACTTTTTCAAGATGATGCTGTTGTTGTCATATTGAATGTGACAAATTTGACTGTCTGATAACACCGTATGTGAACCATACATAATGTAAAAGTGAAATAAAAGACAATGTTTAACTGCacaaaaattgtcaaaaagtaATTCGCACACATATCCGTGTTCACATCTTTGAAAATGTTCACATCTTTGAGAATCTCAACTATAAATTGACACCATGCAATGTGTACGAGTAATCTTTAATACACGTTTAATCAATTACAAACATAGATGGTTCCCCCCTCACATTATTTGGTCCTCAACAACTTTCATGTTTCACGTTAATCTGTACCTTGAGTTGATCCTTCTGGATTGCCCCTTTAACAGGTAAGGTTTTAATGCTCCATTATTACATTTCCATGGTAACGtaattttgatgacattttacAGTCTTTGTTAGAGCACTCTACACCTTATTATTATCTTATATCTAAACTAGATATAGTTCCTGTTCATCATCAAATGCTGTTCCTTTCTCATAAACCACACACTGACTGCTTCATTGTGATAATATATCTGAAACAGAAAGTAATCATTCTGATGGCTAACTTACGAATCCAAAGAATaattcaaattgatataaatggaaattgactctttttttcaaattattgtaATTTGATTGATAATCAACAGTTATCAAccaattaaaaacattaaaaaaaaataatattaataacagcaaaacaaaacaaacaaaaaggcAACAAATATTTCCCCTAAGATTTGATATTTCATCTTGCATAAACAgattaaaatgataatatccTGTCAATTGACTTATAAATCTGGTGAAAACATATTCCATCAGAATAACtttctgttttaataaatgttattTCTGTATGAAAGAAGGATTTTACCTTCCCTTCTGTCAGAGAAATGTCAGATCAGTTGATCCTCAAAATTCATGGTTATCATTctgataaataaaacattaaaatatcattttacttaTCCATTAGTTATATCAGTACTCAGTGTATTTAGTCAATAACAGTGAAATTTGTGACTTATGTGAGTAAGGGACACAATATCTGGTGCCTTACCTATCAGAGATCGATGGACTTTCTGTAAATATTCTTTGGAGTTCTGGTCTTTCCTGTTACCAGCCATAATGTCAATTCCGTAGTCTGGACCATACTCCATTAAAAACTGTAAACACATCAAAACATCTGTTTATGCATACATAATAACAAGCAGTAAGAAGTGTTATAAAACTCCCATACAACGACTATCTCATCAATTGTTCTAACTTGTCACTATTATTATTGTTTCCTACCCAGGTAAATATGTCATTATCTGACTTGGTGGTCAGGTATGTCATTAtcttacatgtacctgtgatCAGGTAAATATGCCATTATCTTACCAGGTGATCAGATGTTTATGTCATTAACTTACCTGGTGATCAGATGTTTATGTCATGATCTTACCTGGTGATCAGATGTTTATGTCAATATCTTACCTGGTGATCAGATGTTTATGTCAATATCTTACCAGGTGATCAGATGTTTATGTCATTATCTTACCTGGTGATCAGATGTTTATGTCAATATCTTATCTTACGTTCAGATGAATACATCATTATCTTACCTGGTGATCAGGTATATCTGTTGGTAATTTTTTACCGACAGCTACTCCTGTAAGGAAGGCCCAGCACCTTGCAGTGTTTGTGTGATGGTATCCCCctacagaaaacaatatatagctTATGTTTCCTGTTCACCTGAGGTCTAtgacaaaaaaacaattttaacttCAGACAGAGATGTTTGCTTAACCTGTCAGAAATGAGATCGAATTGATATAAGGTAGCATATCAAAGGTTCATCCACTAAATTTATGGTGTTCACAATAAAAAATTACCTCAAAACTGATGACGAATAATACATGACGATGGACAAAAGGCTATTGCGATAGGTAAATTCTGACACATACCTCCTCCCAGTAGAAGTGTGGGGAGTGCCCAGTCCAACATATAGTACACACAGCGACCTAAAGACAGTTGGGTTAGATTAAAGGAGTCCATAGGATCACCAGCCAAACCATCTGCCCCACACTGACAAACAACTGCCTCAGGTTGGAACATGGAGTGTACCTTTTTAATCACTCTGGAAGGGAGAGGTGTTTATACCAAGATTACTATAAAACTAATTTTCAACCAAACCTACTGTGCatagaatttctttattttctggAGTTCTGGAGTGTAATAATTGAAGAAAAGCAGCTAGTCACCATGTAAGCCTTAACATAATCCATTAAATCTAGTTATATAAGTTGTATCTGAGCAATGGAGGGTATTATCATCAGGGGGTAGTTATCCATTTTACCCATTTTCTATTACTGTAGTTTtcattgccccccccccccccccccctgtgtTCATTAATAGAAGAGATGACAAAATTCTACCTGCAAAACAAGGCAACAAATTCCTGGTCCCTTGCACCATCGTGTAGCGGAATGTTGATACAATACTGCTTTCCTTTGCCTATTCCAATATCTTCTAATTGCCCTGAACCTGAAATAACCAACATTAATCACATACATTTCAATTTTTAGTATCagtcacacacatattaatgttTAGTATCAGTcacatacatattaatttttaGTATCAAAGTTATATACTTTTCAGATCTTTCAAAGATTCTGTCAGAATGACCAGTAAAATGTGGAGATATTTTCCCTAGGATTTTCCATTTCATATGAATCTTAGAAAGTTTTTATGTTGAACTGTCATTGTAAACTGACTCATGGAGGTTGTGAGGGGTATTCATCAGCCATCCTGATGACAGTTTTATTTCGCATCAAAGTCGAGATATAAAACAATAAGTACGGATATGGCTGTTAATAGTGTTCTATTTTCTGCTCATCACTACATGATTGACATGTCTTCAATCTATTCTATACATCACTAATCATAAAAAAGTTGTTTCAACTGATAACAAGTATTGAACTGTCATGTAAATCCtttgaaaagtaaaaaaatgttGGTTTTAATAGATATCAGAGCATGAGGAAATAAACCATTGCATGTACAGATTAAAATGCAGATcattattgtacagtatattaagATCTGATGCAGGCCGATAAGGGGTCATGTTCAGATGACCTTTCAACTAACCAATCATAATTCAACTGGCAATAGACAAATATTCAGGTCGGTATGTGATTTGGAATAGACATTTATTCAGACAACACAAAGCATTTATGGAATGTTGATATCATATGTGAAATTCAGGGCTTTTCACAAATGTTAGGAAGAAAACTGATGAAGAGAATATTCTGTAGATAATATAACTAATACTACTAAAATTCAAGTTCGTAAGTAGGGCAATCTTAATtcttaaacaataataatatataaaatgctGTTGGCAAGGTGAAAGAATTATGACAAACAACCAATGATTGACAAGCTCACAGACTATGGGAGTATCATAAAGTCTGAGCCCTGTTAGTACATCAGACTTTACCTGGGAAGAAACCAGCAGCATACTTGTGAATGGAGACAGTCATCACTGCTGACGTTGCATAGAAAGCGTTCTGTACACCATCTCCATGGTGTAAGTCTAAATCTACATAAAGGACCCTGGAGAACCTCTCTCGGAGCTTCAGTATCCCGAGGACGATGTCATTAACATAACAGAAACCTGATGCACTGTCCCTGTCATAACAGAAAGAAATGTTCagtattattttttaataattatcatCAATGCTGATCATGGATTTTGTTATCTTGTAGTAAGCCTACAGGGTCAAACATCAACTGGAACTAAATGTAGGGACTGAACTCGTCAATGGACGATAAATTTTAAGTACTTGCTAGAATTTTTCTTTTTGCTGCAATACACAAAATTGGACTTAttaattaccagacatggacttattgcTAGTTGTTGTCTTCAGATAACTCTGGAAGTTAAAGTTGATCCTTTATTCATGAAATTCATTTTTgcttaatatcaatatatataaaaaaaatttgaatgatTCTAACAGATTAAATATCACTCGGACAGTTTCTGATTATTGTGTAATCACTATGGCATGTGAAAAGATCATGACTTAAGAAGACTCATTGAAGTCTGCAGCACTTAAGCCTTCcctttttctcactggtttgggaaagaGTCTTTtcgtctcattttgggaagaaaattagtgaattgcaaaaaaaaaaaaaagcaggagtaaactgcaaagtTTGataatttggcttaaatataaaataatttcaattggacAAGGGACCCATTAACAGCCCCCAAAAAACCCTCAGAAAAATGTAATATAGCAATACTTTTCATTCCAGAACCTATTtcaagatacatgtacaatatgtatttcaaaataaaagatCCCAGGGCAATCTTGGTGACCatcattaaataattttgatcAGTCTCTactttttcccttctttctctTCTTCCTATAATTTGATGCGTTGTCTgtttgccattttgttttcctgattccgactcaaaattgaatgctATGGGCACCACTGGCGacaaagggaaacctacatgttaagtttgagaaatagtccttcagtactttttgaaggaatattgataacaaggattgtttaccaCGAGTGTAGGCAATTTGATAAAGTAGAATACCTACTTTTGGGCATGATGCCATCCACCACACCAATTAATGGCTACATCACACTGCCCAGAGATTAGTTCCTCTGCTGCAGAGACAGAGGCTCCCCCTACAGACAGGGCATAGTCAAACACTCCCTTGTGGACAGGGCAATCATAGGCTGTGAAGACAAATGTTTACTGACATGATCTTCATAAAACTGAACATGAGAAATAATTTAGTTATAATTGATCAAAGACATATTTACTTGTATGTAGACTAAATGTGGATAAGTGATGCTAAATCGTACAAAAATACACCAGgtctttgaaaacaaattttattcaCTCTAACTAGTTGCCTTAATATAagcacatgttttttttttatgaaacccATGGTTCCTTAGAAATTACACTTACAGCCAAATTTAGACAATTCCCATCGTCCAGGAATACATAAAATGATTTGTTATGaacttatatatacctgtacatgatGCTGTTTATTCTCTGAACAttcttaataataataataataatggtcTTTATTTATACTTGATAACATGTTGAGCTTAAAAGCTTGTCTTACACATGGTCAAGATAAGTaatagaatatacaatatttacaacatataaaagaataatactataacatatgatataaaatacaacataacatAACTCATTCTTTGTTTCGGTATATACGTACTACAGTAGATAAATGGTTCAATTTTATTTCTGTGTTGAATATATATTGAAGAACAAAATATTCCACTTTCAAATTCCACTTAATACAGAATTTTTCATGTTTGCATCTAGTGTCAGAAAAAAAGCATaccattttatttattatcaaatacGTTTAGTATTATCGTAAATTCATACTCAGGCCAAACTGTGCTGCTTCTTCATCATAGATTTCTTCATCATCTTGATCATTGATTTTCTTTAGAAACTCTATATACTCAGGGGAATGGAATAGACAAAGTGATTCTTCTGTAGCTATGGAAGGGACAACAACTCTGTAAAATAAAAgacttatacatgtaacaatgtaatatttaaaaacGTTCAAGAAAATTGTGTTACGAGGACATACCATACcaagtgtacatgtgtacaactaTGCATAGCCTAggtcatacattgtatatacaagtACACAAATTCTGTACTCATAAGACCAATCATTTAATATGTTATGTGTATACAAATTTTGCATAATGTGTATCAGTATGTATAGTGTGAATGAGTCACTGAAATAATCAGCatgaaaatacaattttttgtttgttcaaCAATACTTACAAACCTACCTCGTGTACTTGAGGATGCCATAAGCTGCTATaa is a window encoding:
- the LOC117328117 gene encoding histone deacetylase 8-like isoform X3 encodes the protein MHKCIRSVAMDIEQPAKRLRIDQDSCLSSSELLLEAQDSVVECTLPDNINAVCPSSGIMSVPNTVNIGATNTSLLLSAETTSHSNVSNFGDTESYLEKSNDRKLSCSNITQSETYPYRDSGTGNGSKPLENLGASFCETGQKSEHFDDVSAADLPVTLEREQYDIQVKNVYDLEIEDVSEVGIPSLQSLRLRKTRSDNKENVIDKNTKVFPTAIENSEKVHDDADDSADISEKKEENRTDVCACFKSKNEDVSAHAAASKKTTKPQRRVSYIYSKELIQQCNLMQKIPNRASMVHSLIAAYGILKYTRVVVPSIATEESLCLFHSPEYIEFLKKINDQDDEEIYDEEAAQFGLTYDCPVHKGVFDYALSVGGASVSAAEELISGQCDVAINWCGGWHHAQKDSASGFCYVNDIVLGILKLRERFSRVLYVDLDLHHGDGVQNAFYATSAVMTVSIHKYAAGFFPGSGQLEDIGIGKGKQYCINIPLHDGARDQEFVALFCRVIKKVHSMFQPEAVVCQCGADGLAGDPMDSFNLTQLSLGRCVYYMLDWALPTLLLGGGGYHHTNTARCWAFLTGVAVGKKLPTDIPDHQFLMEYGPDYGIDIMAGNRKDQNSKEYLQKVHRSLIDILSQ
- the LOC117328117 gene encoding histone deacetylase 8-like isoform X1, coding for MTTTFTEKRGNCSSNVLIFELLKYNTLGSLSDSDVKYMHKCIRSVAMDIEQPAKRLRIDQDSCLSSSELLLEAQDSVVECTLPDNINAVCPSSGIMSVPNTVNIGATNTSLLLSAETTSHSNVSNFGDTESYLEKSNDRKLSCSNITQSETYPYRDSGTGNGSKPLENLGASFCETGQKSEHFDDVSAADLPVTLEREQYDIQVKNVYDLEIEDVSEVGIPSLQSLRLRKTRSDNKENVIDKNTKVFPTAIENSEKVHDDADDSADISEKKEENRTDVCACFKSKNEDVSAHAAASKKTTKPQRRVSYIYSKELIQQCNLMQKIPNRASMVHSLIAAYGILKYTRVVVPSIATEESLCLFHSPEYIEFLKKINDQDDEEIYDEEAAQFGLTYDCPVHKGVFDYALSVGGASVSAAEELISGQCDVAINWCGGWHHAQKDSASGFCYVNDIVLGILKLRERFSRVLYVDLDLHHGDGVQNAFYATSAVMTVSIHKYAAGFFPGSGQLEDIGIGKGKQYCINIPLHDGARDQEFVALFCRVIKKVHSMFQPEAVVCQCGADGLAGDPMDSFNLTQLSLGRCVYYMLDWALPTLLLGGGGYHHTNTARCWAFLTGVAVGKKLPTDIPDHQFLMEYGPDYGIDIMAGNRKDQNSKEYLQKVHRSLIDILSQ